In Xanthomonas theicola, a single genomic region encodes these proteins:
- the rpsI gene encoding 30S ribosomal protein S9, whose product MAITQNYGTGRRKSSTARVFLRKGTGNITVNDRPLDEFFGRETARMIVRQPLELTKNTESFDIFVTAAGGGTTGQAGAIRLGIARALVEYDETLKSELRKAGFMTRDAREVERKKVGLHKARRATQFSKR is encoded by the coding sequence ATGGCGATCACGCAAAACTACGGCACCGGCCGCCGCAAGTCCTCCACCGCCCGCGTGTTTCTGCGCAAGGGTACCGGCAACATCACCGTCAACGACCGCCCGTTGGACGAGTTCTTTGGCCGTGAGACCGCGCGCATGATCGTGCGCCAGCCGCTGGAGCTGACCAAGAACACCGAGAGCTTCGATATCTTCGTCACCGCCGCCGGCGGCGGCACCACCGGCCAGGCTGGAGCGATCCGCCTGGGCATCGCCCGCGCGCTGGTGGAGTACGACGAGACCCTGAAGTCGGAGCTGCGCAAGGCCGGCTTCATGACCCGCGACGCCCGCGAGGTCGAGCGCAAGAAGGTCGGTCTGCACAAGGCCCGCCGCGCGACCCAGTTCTCCAAGCGCTGA
- a CDS encoding DMT family transporter gives MSWLYLLLAGVFEIAFALALKYSEGFTRPWPTVATVAGAGLSLWLLTKALEHIPLGTAYAIWTGIGALGTAALGIALFGDGASPARLACIGLIVAGAIGLKLVQS, from the coding sequence ATGTCATGGCTCTATCTGCTGCTCGCAGGTGTGTTCGAAATCGCCTTCGCCCTCGCCCTCAAGTACAGCGAAGGCTTCACCCGGCCCTGGCCGACCGTGGCCACCGTGGCCGGCGCCGGCCTGAGTCTGTGGCTGCTGACCAAGGCGCTGGAGCACATCCCGCTGGGAACGGCGTATGCGATTTGGACCGGGATCGGCGCGCTGGGCACCGCAGCGCTGGGCATCGCGCTGTTCGGCGACGGCGCCTCGCCGGCGCGGTTGGCCTGCATCGGCCTGATCGTGGCCGGCGCGATCGGCCTGAAACTGGTCCAGTCCTGA
- the rplM gene encoding 50S ribosomal protein L13 yields MSTFTAKSETVQRDWYLVDAAGKTLGRLSTELARRLRGKHKPVYTPHVDTGDYLVVINAEQIAVTGNKLNDKKYHRFTGYIGNLKTETLAQALERHPERVIEIAVKGMLPKGPLGRAMYRKLKVYKGSEHPHTAQQPQVLDI; encoded by the coding sequence ATGAGCACCTTCACAGCTAAGTCCGAGACCGTCCAGCGCGACTGGTATCTCGTCGACGCCGCCGGCAAAACGCTGGGCCGGCTTTCCACTGAACTGGCCCGCCGTCTGCGCGGCAAGCACAAGCCGGTCTACACCCCGCATGTCGACACCGGCGATTACCTGGTGGTGATCAACGCCGAGCAGATCGCGGTCACCGGCAACAAGCTCAACGACAAGAAGTACCATCGTTTCACCGGCTACATCGGCAACCTGAAGACCGAGACCCTGGCGCAGGCGCTGGAGCGTCACCCCGAGCGCGTCATCGAGATCGCGGTCAAGGGCATGCTGCCAAAGGGTCCGCTGGGTCGCGCCATGTACCGCAAGCTCAAGGTCTACAAGGGCTCTGAGCATCCGCATACCGCCCAGCAGCCGCAAGTTCTGGATATCTAA
- the coq7 gene encoding 2-polyprenyl-3-methyl-6-methoxy-1,4-benzoquinone monooxygenase → MTTSRLHTPLDRALVEAQRALETVFGNPPAQRPYPAAAADVVLATNERRHAAGLMRINHVGEVCAQGLYFGQAAVARDPATRAHLLHAAQEETDHLAWCAARLRELDSRPSLFNPVWYAGSYAIGTLAGLRGDGWNLGFVVETERQVEAHLDEHLQTLPSADLRSRDVLKVMKADEARHAEQAEQAGARKLPLPLPTLMAAASRLMKAVAYRL, encoded by the coding sequence ATGACCACTTCCCGCCTACACACCCCGCTCGACCGCGCCCTGGTCGAGGCCCAGCGCGCGCTGGAGACGGTCTTCGGCAACCCGCCGGCGCAGCGACCCTACCCGGCCGCCGCCGCCGACGTGGTGCTGGCGACGAACGAACGCCGGCATGCCGCCGGACTGATGCGCATCAACCATGTAGGAGAGGTCTGCGCGCAGGGTCTGTACTTCGGCCAGGCCGCGGTCGCCCGTGATCCGGCGACGCGCGCGCACCTGTTGCACGCGGCACAGGAAGAAACCGACCATCTGGCCTGGTGCGCGGCGCGGTTGCGCGAACTGGACAGCCGCCCGAGCCTGTTCAATCCGGTCTGGTACGCCGGCAGCTATGCGATCGGCACGCTGGCCGGACTGCGCGGCGATGGCTGGAACCTCGGTTTCGTGGTGGAGACCGAGCGCCAGGTCGAGGCGCACCTAGACGAGCACCTGCAGACGCTGCCGTCGGCCGACCTGCGCAGCCGAGACGTGCTGAAGGTGATGAAGGCCGACGAGGCGCGCCACGCCGAGCAGGCCGAACAGGCCGGGGCGCGGAAGCTGCCGCTGCCGCTGCCGACGCTGATGGCGGCCGCCTCACGGCTGATGAAGGCCGTGGCCTATCGGCTGTAG